The following are encoded together in the Actinoplanes sp. N902-109 genome:
- a CDS encoding adenosine deaminase, with translation MAAISHADIVKAPKALLHDHLDGGLRPATIVELAAAIGHELPDTDPERLGQWFVAAADSGSLERYLETFAHTVAVMQTHEGLHRVARECALDLAADGVVYAEVRYAPEQHLERGLSLDEVVEAVHQGFQDGCAEAAEQGHSIRIGTLLTAMRHAARSQEIAELAVRYRDNGVVGFDIAGAEAGFPPTRHLDAFEYLQRENFHFTIHAGEAFGLPSIWEAIQWCGADRLGHGVRIVDDITGTKLGRLASYVRDKRIPLELCPSSNVQTGAAPSIAEHPIGLLRDLRFRVTVNTDNRLMSGTSMSREMALLAEAFGWGWGELQWLTINAMKSAFIPYDERLTLINDVIKPAYGKLV, from the coding sequence ATGGCCGCCATCTCCCACGCCGACATCGTGAAAGCTCCGAAGGCTCTGCTCCACGACCACCTCGACGGTGGTCTGCGCCCCGCCACGATCGTGGAGCTCGCCGCCGCGATCGGTCACGAGCTGCCCGACACGGACCCGGAACGGCTCGGTCAGTGGTTCGTCGCGGCCGCCGACTCCGGCTCGCTGGAACGCTACCTGGAGACGTTCGCGCACACCGTCGCGGTCATGCAGACCCACGAGGGGCTGCACCGGGTGGCCAGGGAGTGCGCGCTCGACCTGGCCGCCGACGGGGTCGTCTATGCCGAGGTGCGCTATGCCCCCGAGCAGCATCTCGAGCGTGGTCTGAGCCTCGACGAGGTGGTGGAGGCAGTCCACCAGGGCTTCCAGGACGGCTGCGCCGAGGCCGCCGAGCAGGGCCATTCGATCCGGATCGGCACGCTGCTGACGGCCATGCGGCACGCGGCCCGGTCCCAGGAGATCGCCGAGCTGGCGGTGCGCTACCGCGACAACGGGGTGGTGGGTTTCGACATCGCCGGGGCCGAGGCCGGTTTCCCGCCCACCCGGCACCTGGACGCCTTCGAGTACCTGCAGCGGGAGAACTTCCACTTCACGATCCACGCCGGCGAGGCGTTCGGGCTGCCCTCGATCTGGGAGGCCATCCAGTGGTGCGGGGCCGACCGGCTGGGCCACGGCGTGCGCATCGTCGACGACATCACCGGCACGAAGCTCGGGCGACTGGCTTCCTATGTACGGGACAAGCGCATCCCGCTCGAGCTGTGCCCCTCGTCCAACGTGCAGACCGGGGCGGCGCCCTCGATCGCCGAGCACCCGATCGGCCTGCTCCGCGATCTGCGTTTCCGGGTCACCGTGAACACCGACAACCGGCTGATGAGCGGCACCTCGATGTCGCGCGAGATGGCGCTGCTGGCCGAGGCGTTCGGCTGGGGCTGGGGTGAACTGCAGTGGCTCACGATCAACGCGATGAAGTCGGCGTTCATCCCGTACGACGAGCGGCTGACCCTGATCAATGACGTGATCAAGCCGGCCTACGGGAAACTTGTCTGA
- a CDS encoding putative RNA methyltransferase, with translation MIDAALPYLRCPVCAGTLTKSDERALRCAHGHAFDIARQGYVNLTAGRSPHSGDTSEMVADREAFLSEGHYDFMTQALIAAVRPEPGPILDAGTGTGRYLARLLDAHPGTPGLGLDVSKPALRRAARAHPRAAAALADLWRPLPLADASVALVLNVFAPRNGPEFRRVLRPGGLLAVVTPAPDHLAELIAAHGLIRVDPAKADRVAGALGSHFTVQSRSTHRRTLDLTAAETRILVGMTPSARHVSLDGITAGPVTAAMEITIYR, from the coding sequence ATGATTGACGCAGCATTGCCGTACCTGCGGTGCCCAGTGTGTGCGGGGACACTCACAAAATCGGACGAACGGGCGCTGCGCTGTGCTCACGGGCACGCCTTCGACATCGCGCGGCAGGGTTACGTCAACCTCACCGCGGGCCGCTCCCCGCATTCCGGCGACACCAGCGAGATGGTGGCGGACCGGGAAGCCTTCCTGTCGGAAGGCCACTACGACTTCATGACCCAAGCCCTGATTGCCGCCGTACGCCCGGAGCCCGGCCCGATCCTCGACGCCGGCACCGGCACCGGCCGCTACCTGGCCCGGCTGCTCGACGCCCACCCCGGCACCCCCGGGCTGGGCCTGGACGTCTCGAAACCGGCCCTGCGCCGCGCCGCCCGGGCCCACCCGCGGGCCGCCGCCGCCCTGGCCGACCTGTGGCGCCCGCTGCCGCTGGCCGACGCCTCCGTCGCACTGGTCCTCAACGTCTTCGCGCCTCGCAACGGTCCCGAATTCCGCCGGGTGCTCCGCCCGGGTGGGCTCCTCGCGGTGGTCACCCCGGCCCCCGACCACCTGGCCGAACTGATCGCCGCGCACGGGCTGATCCGGGTCGACCCGGCCAAGGCGGACCGGGTGGCCGGCGCGCTGGGCTCGCACTTCACCGTGCAGAGCCGCAGCACCCACCGCCGCACCCTCGACCTGACCGCGGCCGAGACCCGCATCCTGGTCGGGATGACCCCCAGCGCCCGGCACGTGTCGCTGGACGGCATCACGGCCGGCCCGGTGACCGCCGCCATGGAGATCACGATCTACCGCTAG
- a CDS encoding DUF4272 domain-containing protein, whose protein sequence is MKAAPDPRAVREASLDELDRLALPLPPPTFPLVWEPGDQVELRPTAELEARAAVLHVVVARCFGMPTEAAMSWLLNSKLVDFVTPPEWQFLSLANGDHRSFVLHHDAVFALAWLLGLSRHLDPTAPPEERLMSQMPDLPAGELFNSWRSRALVAPRDPVDAAVLLDLYYCADWAFQEAERSGDQLPGEVDSNAIGQRRWALEWAVTFHGPFHEAPPEWEEVDLSV, encoded by the coding sequence ATGAAGGCAGCCCCCGACCCGCGGGCGGTGCGCGAGGCCAGCCTGGACGAGCTGGACCGTCTCGCGCTGCCGCTGCCCCCGCCGACGTTCCCGCTCGTCTGGGAACCCGGTGACCAGGTGGAACTGCGGCCCACGGCCGAGCTGGAGGCGCGGGCGGCGGTGCTGCACGTGGTGGTCGCCCGCTGCTTCGGCATGCCGACCGAGGCCGCGATGAGCTGGCTGCTCAACTCCAAGCTGGTGGACTTCGTGACCCCGCCGGAATGGCAGTTCCTGTCGCTGGCCAACGGTGACCACCGCTCGTTCGTGCTGCACCACGACGCGGTGTTCGCGCTGGCCTGGCTGCTGGGGCTGAGCCGGCACCTGGACCCGACGGCGCCGCCCGAGGAGCGGCTGATGAGCCAGATGCCCGACCTGCCGGCGGGGGAGCTGTTCAACTCCTGGCGGTCCCGGGCCCTGGTGGCGCCGCGGGACCCGGTCGACGCGGCGGTGCTGCTGGATCTCTACTACTGCGCGGACTGGGCGTTCCAGGAGGCCGAGCGGTCCGGGGACCAGCTGCCGGGCGAGGTGGACAGCAACGCGATCGGGCAGCGGCGGTGGGCGCTGGAGTGGGCGGTCACGTTCCACGGCCCTTTCCACGAGGCCCCGCCCGAGTGGGAAGAAGTCGATCTCTCCGTCTAG
- a CDS encoding thymidine phosphorylase, whose translation MSGFAAVDVIRAKRDGHALSDAQIDWVLAAYTRGEVADEQMSALAMAILLRGMTPGEIARWTAAMIASGERLDLSAVSRPTVDKHSTGGVGDKITLPLTPLVAACGAAVPQLSGRGLGHTGGTLDKLESVAGWRARLSNDEFVRQLSEVGAVICAAGEGLAPADRKLYALRDVTGTVEAIPLIASSIMSKKIAEGTSALVLDVKVGTGAFMKDEASARELARTMVELGTAHGVKTVALLTDMNTPLGLAVGNANEVAESLEVLAGGGPADVVELTLALAREMLDAAGIDADPERALASGAAMDSWRAMIRAQGGDPDAPLPVARETEVLRATEDGVVAALDALGIGLAAWRLGAGRARKEDPVSFGAGIQLKVRPGDRVRAGDVLLELRTDEPDRIPAAHAEAERAVTLAAGVPTHGRLLIDRIA comes from the coding sequence GTGAGCGGGTTCGCTGCGGTCGACGTCATCCGGGCCAAGCGGGACGGGCACGCGCTGTCCGACGCGCAGATCGACTGGGTGCTGGCCGCCTACACCAGGGGCGAGGTGGCCGACGAGCAGATGTCGGCGCTGGCCATGGCGATCCTGCTGCGCGGCATGACCCCCGGCGAGATCGCCCGGTGGACGGCCGCGATGATCGCCAGCGGTGAGCGGCTGGACCTGTCGGCCGTGTCCCGCCCCACCGTGGACAAGCACTCCACCGGTGGCGTCGGCGACAAGATCACGTTGCCGCTGACCCCGCTGGTCGCGGCGTGCGGGGCGGCCGTGCCGCAGCTGTCCGGCCGCGGCCTGGGCCACACCGGCGGCACCCTGGACAAGCTGGAGTCGGTGGCCGGCTGGCGGGCCCGGCTGAGCAACGACGAGTTCGTCCGCCAGCTCAGCGAGGTCGGCGCGGTCATCTGCGCGGCCGGCGAGGGGCTCGCCCCGGCCGACCGCAAGCTGTACGCGCTGCGCGACGTCACCGGCACCGTCGAGGCGATCCCGCTGATCGCCAGCTCGATCATGAGCAAGAAGATCGCCGAGGGCACGAGCGCCCTCGTGCTCGACGTCAAGGTCGGCACCGGCGCGTTCATGAAGGACGAGGCGTCCGCCCGCGAGCTGGCCCGCACCATGGTGGAGCTCGGCACCGCCCACGGGGTCAAGACCGTCGCCCTGCTCACCGACATGAACACCCCGCTCGGGCTGGCCGTCGGCAACGCCAACGAGGTGGCCGAGTCGCTCGAGGTGCTGGCCGGCGGCGGACCGGCCGACGTGGTCGAGCTGACCCTGGCACTGGCCCGCGAGATGCTCGACGCGGCCGGCATCGACGCCGACCCGGAACGGGCGCTGGCCTCGGGCGCGGCGATGGACAGCTGGCGGGCGATGATCCGGGCCCAGGGTGGCGACCCGGACGCCCCGCTGCCGGTCGCCCGGGAGACCGAGGTGCTGCGCGCCACCGAGGACGGTGTCGTGGCCGCGCTGGACGCGCTGGGCATCGGGCTGGCCGCCTGGCGGCTGGGCGCCGGCCGGGCCCGCAAGGAGGACCCGGTCAGCTTCGGGGCGGGGATCCAGCTCAAGGTCCGGCCGGGTGACCGGGTGCGGGCCGGGGACGTGCTGCTGGAGCTCCGTACGGATGAACCGGACCGGATCCCCGCCGCCCACGCCGAGGCGGAACGGGCCGTGACGCTGGCAGCGGGCGTGCCCACCCATGGGCGGCTGCTGATCGACCGCATAGCCTGA
- a CDS encoding cytidine deaminase, giving the protein MEIDWGALRTAAIEAMRHAYAPYSDFPVGVAALVDDGRVIVGCNVENASYGVGLCAECGLVSSLHATGGGRLVAMSCVDANGQPLMPCGRCRQLLYEHGGKDMLVEALPRPLTMAELLPHAFGPDDLDKVTGPAAVPNVPVQLAKWRGRGTVFVHPDLSGGEQVWTGYWERSGGSPGESDADKGVLEEGPNFGSAAEAVTWGRIRTSRIVVVDAEGGLSWAGEGEAPEGIGTRWEE; this is encoded by the coding sequence ATGGAGATCGACTGGGGAGCCTTGCGGACCGCGGCCATCGAGGCGATGCGGCATGCGTACGCGCCCTACTCCGACTTTCCGGTGGGAGTCGCCGCCCTGGTGGACGACGGCCGCGTGATCGTCGGGTGCAACGTGGAGAACGCGTCGTACGGAGTCGGCCTCTGCGCCGAGTGCGGGCTGGTCAGCTCGCTGCATGCCACCGGCGGGGGCCGGTTGGTGGCGATGTCGTGCGTCGACGCCAACGGTCAGCCGCTGATGCCGTGCGGGCGCTGCCGCCAGCTGCTCTACGAGCACGGCGGCAAGGACATGCTGGTCGAGGCGCTGCCCCGGCCGCTGACGATGGCTGAGCTGCTGCCGCACGCCTTCGGCCCGGACGACCTGGACAAGGTGACCGGGCCGGCCGCGGTGCCGAACGTGCCGGTGCAGCTCGCGAAGTGGCGCGGGCGCGGGACGGTGTTCGTGCACCCCGACCTGTCCGGCGGCGAGCAGGTGTGGACCGGCTACTGGGAACGCTCCGGCGGCAGCCCCGGCGAGAGCGACGCCGACAAGGGCGTCCTCGAGGAGGGCCCCAACTTCGGCAGCGCCGCCGAGGCGGTCACCTGGGGTCGCATCCGGACGTCGCGGATCGTCGTGGTCGATGCCGAGGGCGGGCTGTCCTGGGCCGGTGAGGGTGAGGCGCCCGAGGGCATCGGGACGAGGTGGGAAGAGTGA
- a CDS encoding ABC transporter permease, with amino-acid sequence MSTATVEQVTAAAAPGRFWNRQRRLGVGVVVIGLLATVLFGTLAPSKTARFTLSEDAKGAAFAINGQLGAILFGIVALAAGAVLLANVLSRWSTAVLSLGILAFVLSFLCWQVAGNFLPLVDTASGTLELAVPLILGALAGVLGERSGVVNVAIEGQFLMGAFGAALVGTMASSVWAGMISAAVGGVLIAGILAVLAIRYLVDQTVVGIVLNLLALGVTGFLYERLMQPDAQAYNQPPKMPEWRIPGLADIPVVGPVLFDTNLLVWLALILVFVIHFGLTRTRWGLRTRAVGEHPTAADTVGIRVRGLRYLNVLLGGVVAGLGGAYFTLVATGSFNKNMTAGAGFIALAALIFGRWTPFGALGAALFFGFAQKLATYLSAVGSPVPNQFLNMLPYLATIIAVAGLVGRVRAPAADGQPYVKS; translated from the coding sequence GTGTCCACGGCAACCGTCGAGCAAGTCACCGCAGCCGCCGCCCCCGGCCGCTTCTGGAACCGTCAGCGCCGGCTGGGTGTGGGCGTCGTCGTCATCGGCCTGCTCGCCACCGTCCTGTTCGGCACGCTGGCCCCCTCGAAGACCGCACGGTTCACGCTCAGCGAGGACGCCAAGGGCGCTGCCTTCGCCATCAACGGGCAGCTCGGCGCGATCCTGTTCGGCATCGTCGCGCTCGCCGCCGGGGCGGTGCTGCTGGCCAACGTGCTGTCGCGCTGGTCCACCGCGGTGCTGTCGCTGGGCATCCTCGCCTTCGTGCTGTCGTTCCTGTGCTGGCAGGTGGCGGGCAACTTCCTGCCGCTGGTCGACACCGCCAGCGGCACCCTGGAGCTGGCTGTGCCGTTGATCCTCGGGGCGCTGGCCGGCGTGCTGGGCGAGCGCTCCGGCGTGGTCAACGTCGCCATCGAGGGCCAGTTCCTGATGGGCGCTTTCGGGGCGGCGCTGGTCGGCACCATGGCCTCCAGCGTGTGGGCCGGCATGATCAGCGCGGCGGTCGGCGGGGTGCTGATCGCCGGGATCCTGGCCGTGCTCGCCATCCGCTACCTCGTCGACCAGACCGTCGTCGGCATCGTGCTCAACCTGCTGGCCCTGGGCGTGACCGGCTTCCTGTACGAGCGGCTGATGCAGCCCGACGCGCAGGCGTACAACCAGCCGCCCAAGATGCCCGAGTGGCGCATCCCGGGCCTGGCCGACATCCCCGTGGTGGGTCCGGTGCTGTTCGACACCAACCTGCTGGTCTGGCTCGCGCTGATCCTGGTGTTCGTCATCCACTTCGGGCTGACCCGCACCCGCTGGGGCCTGCGCACGCGGGCGGTCGGTGAGCACCCCACGGCCGCCGACACGGTGGGCATCCGGGTGCGCGGCCTGCGCTACCTCAACGTGCTGCTGGGCGGGGTCGTGGCCGGCCTCGGCGGAGCCTACTTCACGCTCGTGGCGACCGGCAGCTTCAACAAGAACATGACCGCGGGCGCCGGCTTCATCGCCCTGGCCGCGCTCATCTTCGGCCGCTGGACGCCGTTCGGGGCGCTCGGCGCGGCGCTGTTCTTCGGCTTCGCGCAGAAGCTCGCCACCTATCTGAGCGCGGTCGGCAGCCCGGTGCCCAACCAGTTCCTCAACATGCTGCCGTATCTGGCCACGATCATCGCCGTGGCCGGTCTGGTCGGCCGGGTACGCGCGCCGGCTGCCGACGGTCAGCCGTACGTGAAGAGCTGA
- a CDS encoding ABC transporter permease — protein MTTDGAPAAEPAQAGPAEKEPQEDSFLAHFLHNLWAANTVTVTILSILLAMIVGAILIVVSDPDVLHTFTYFTARPSDALTASWNLVSGAYSDLFKGAIVDPATISAWAGGTGTGKQVFFPISETLTYAAPLVFTGLSVAIAFRGGLFNIGGQGQAILGTIIAALAGFALPLPPVLHLIAALLAGLLGGALWGFVPGILKARAGAHEVIVSIMLNYTASLFLGWLILQKGVQQPGRSDAISKTVEGDAQLPSFGGELRANLGIVLAVLATAGVAWLLNRSAFGFELRAVGANPHAARTAGISVGRTYTLLMVVAGALAGLGGATQVLGTAYALTPAVAGNIGFDGLLVALLGRNRPWGTLGAALLFGALRAGGNRMQSYSGISLELVTVLQALIVIFIAAPALVKAIFHLRAARSARLGASIAKGW, from the coding sequence GTGACCACCGACGGCGCGCCGGCTGCCGAGCCTGCCCAGGCCGGGCCTGCCGAGAAAGAGCCGCAGGAGGACTCTTTCCTCGCTCACTTCCTGCACAACCTGTGGGCGGCCAACACCGTCACGGTGACGATCCTCTCCATCCTGCTGGCCATGATCGTCGGCGCGATCCTGATCGTCGTGTCCGACCCGGACGTGCTGCACACGTTCACCTACTTCACCGCACGCCCCAGCGACGCGCTCACCGCGAGCTGGAACCTGGTCAGCGGTGCCTACTCCGACCTGTTCAAGGGCGCGATCGTCGACCCGGCCACGATCAGCGCCTGGGCCGGTGGGACCGGCACGGGGAAGCAGGTCTTCTTCCCGATCTCCGAGACCCTCACGTACGCTGCGCCGCTGGTGTTCACCGGTCTGTCGGTTGCCATCGCGTTCCGTGGCGGGCTGTTCAACATCGGTGGCCAGGGCCAGGCGATCCTCGGCACGATCATCGCCGCGCTGGCCGGCTTCGCGCTGCCGCTGCCGCCGGTGCTCCACCTGATCGCCGCGCTGCTGGCCGGCCTGCTCGGCGGTGCGCTGTGGGGCTTCGTGCCGGGCATCCTCAAGGCCCGCGCCGGTGCGCACGAGGTGATCGTCAGCATCATGCTCAACTACACGGCCAGCCTCTTCCTCGGCTGGCTGATCCTGCAGAAGGGCGTGCAGCAGCCCGGCCGCAGCGACGCGATCAGCAAGACCGTCGAGGGTGACGCCCAGCTGCCGTCGTTCGGCGGGGAGCTGCGGGCCAACCTCGGCATCGTGCTCGCCGTACTGGCCACGGCCGGGGTCGCCTGGCTGCTCAACCGCTCGGCGTTCGGCTTCGAGCTGCGCGCGGTGGGGGCCAACCCGCACGCCGCGCGGACCGCGGGGATCAGCGTCGGCAGGACGTACACGCTGCTCATGGTGGTGGCCGGGGCGCTCGCCGGGCTCGGTGGCGCGACCCAGGTGCTGGGCACCGCGTACGCGCTGACCCCGGCGGTGGCCGGCAACATCGGCTTCGACGGCCTGCTGGTCGCCCTGCTGGGCCGCAACCGGCCGTGGGGCACGCTGGGGGCCGCCCTGCTGTTCGGGGCGCTGCGCGCCGGTGGCAACCGCATGCAGTCGTACTCCGGCATCTCCTTGGAGCTGGTGACCGTGCTCCAGGCTCTCATCGTCATCTTCATCGCCGCCCCGGCGCTGGTGAAGGCGATCTTCCACCTGCGCGCCGCCCGTTCCGCACGGCTGGGCGCCTCGATCGCGAAGGGCTGGTGA
- a CDS encoding ABC transporter ATP-binding protein — translation MANDHIDLTVEPGEVHALLGENGAGKSTLMNQLYGMLQPDEGEILVDGEARTFRSPRDAIAAGIGMVHQHFMLVPVFTVAENIALGAEKTRAGFLDRRRARREVVEVSQRYGLPVDPDARVENLPVGAQQRVEIVKALTRDVDLLILDEPTAVLTPQETEELLAVMRGLCEAGKSIVFITHKLKEVKAIADRITVIRRGRTVGTATPDTPEDELAALMVGRAVTLEVGKTPAEPGREVLKIAGLVVADDRGVQAVDEVDLVVHAGEVLGIAGVQGNGQTELVEAVMGLRAPLAGSIEVDNEDLTGMTTKQILRSGIGYVPEDRSLDGVVKEFSVAENLVLDQYDRAPYGNALRLDPAAVATSARERVEQFDIRTSSPEAAVGTLSGGNQQKVVVARELSRPLRLFIASQPTRGVDVGSIEFIHRRIVHERDVGTAVLVVSSELDEVVALADRIAVMYRGRILAIVPPDTPREELGLLMAGITGDTAVQKGTA, via the coding sequence GTGGCCAACGACCACATCGACCTCACCGTCGAACCCGGTGAGGTCCACGCCCTGCTCGGCGAGAACGGGGCCGGCAAGTCCACGCTGATGAATCAGCTCTACGGCATGCTGCAGCCGGACGAGGGCGAGATCCTCGTCGACGGCGAGGCCCGCACGTTCCGCAGCCCCCGCGACGCCATCGCCGCCGGCATCGGCATGGTCCACCAGCACTTCATGCTGGTGCCCGTGTTCACCGTGGCGGAGAACATCGCGCTCGGCGCGGAGAAGACCAGGGCGGGCTTTCTCGACCGGCGCCGCGCCCGCCGCGAGGTGGTCGAGGTCTCCCAGCGGTACGGCCTGCCGGTCGACCCGGACGCCCGGGTGGAGAACCTGCCGGTGGGCGCGCAGCAGCGGGTCGAGATCGTCAAGGCCCTCACCCGCGACGTCGACCTGCTGATCCTCGACGAGCCCACCGCGGTGCTCACCCCGCAGGAGACCGAGGAACTGCTCGCGGTCATGCGCGGGTTGTGCGAGGCGGGCAAGAGCATCGTCTTCATCACCCACAAGCTCAAAGAGGTCAAGGCCATCGCCGACCGGATCACCGTGATCCGGCGCGGCCGCACGGTCGGCACCGCGACGCCGGACACCCCCGAGGACGAACTGGCCGCACTGATGGTCGGGCGCGCGGTGACCCTGGAGGTCGGCAAGACCCCGGCCGAGCCGGGCCGCGAGGTGCTCAAGATCGCCGGGCTGGTCGTGGCCGACGACCGCGGTGTGCAAGCCGTCGACGAGGTCGACCTGGTGGTCCATGCCGGTGAGGTGCTCGGCATCGCGGGCGTGCAGGGCAACGGGCAGACCGAGCTGGTCGAGGCCGTGATGGGCCTGCGCGCGCCGCTCGCCGGGTCGATCGAGGTCGACAACGAGGACCTGACCGGCATGACCACCAAGCAGATCCTCCGCTCGGGCATCGGCTACGTGCCCGAGGACCGCAGCCTCGACGGCGTGGTCAAGGAATTCTCCGTCGCCGAGAACCTGGTGCTCGACCAGTACGACCGGGCGCCGTACGGAAACGCGCTGCGGCTGGACCCGGCGGCGGTGGCCACCTCGGCCCGCGAGCGGGTCGAGCAGTTCGACATCCGTACGTCGTCACCCGAGGCCGCGGTCGGCACGCTCTCCGGCGGTAACCAGCAGAAAGTCGTGGTGGCCCGGGAACTGTCGCGCCCGCTGCGGCTGTTCATCGCCTCCCAGCCGACCCGCGGTGTGGACGTGGGCTCGATCGAGTTCATCCACCGCCGCATCGTGCACGAGCGCGACGTCGGCACCGCGGTGCTCGTGGTCTCCAGCGAGCTGGACGAGGTCGTTGCGCTCGCCGACCGGATCGCGGTGATGTACCGCGGCCGGATCCTGGCGATCGTGCCACCGGACACCCCGCGCGAGGAGCTGGGCCTGCTGATGGCCGGCATCACCGGCGACACCGCCGTACAGAAGGGAACAGCGTGA
- a CDS encoding BMP family protein, with translation MRPVTGKRIVAILAAGGLTLAAAACGDAPEDSPSGTGASAAAAYKACMVTDTGGIDDRSFNASAWAGMQAAKDTASNVDPKYVASTAEADYEPNLRQFVTQKCNFILAVGGLMGDATKKVAAENTSQQFGIVDSSIEGATNVYPMQFATDEAAFLAGYLAAGYSKSGKVATYGGLKIPPVTVFMDGFVDGVAYYNTQKGKNVQVLGWDKAKQNGTFAENFGDQNKGKSITNTFVAQGADVVMPVAGGTGLGTADVAKASGGKVSVIWVDQDGCKSAEQYCDVFLTTVVKNINDAVKQAVADGASGKTLAATPGYLGTLENDGVGLAPYNQFDSKIDSGLKGEVDKLKADIIAGTVKVESANAPK, from the coding sequence TTGCGCCCAGTAACTGGGAAGCGAATCGTTGCGATTCTCGCGGCGGGTGGGCTGACGCTCGCCGCCGCAGCCTGTGGCGACGCCCCTGAGGACTCCCCGAGCGGCACCGGTGCCAGTGCCGCCGCTGCATACAAGGCCTGCATGGTCACCGACACCGGTGGCATCGACGACCGCTCGTTCAACGCCTCGGCGTGGGCCGGCATGCAGGCCGCCAAGGACACCGCCAGCAACGTCGATCCCAAGTACGTCGCGTCGACCGCCGAGGCGGACTACGAGCCCAACCTGCGCCAGTTCGTGACGCAGAAGTGCAACTTCATCCTCGCGGTCGGCGGCCTGATGGGCGACGCCACCAAGAAGGTCGCGGCGGAGAACACCAGCCAGCAGTTCGGCATCGTGGACAGCAGCATCGAGGGCGCCACCAACGTCTACCCGATGCAGTTCGCCACCGACGAGGCCGCGTTCCTCGCCGGCTACCTCGCCGCGGGCTACTCGAAGTCCGGCAAGGTCGCCACCTACGGCGGTCTGAAGATCCCGCCGGTCACGGTGTTCATGGACGGCTTCGTCGACGGCGTGGCCTACTACAACACCCAGAAGGGCAAGAACGTCCAGGTGCTCGGCTGGGACAAGGCCAAGCAGAACGGCACGTTCGCCGAGAACTTCGGGGACCAGAACAAGGGCAAGTCGATCACCAACACGTTCGTCGCCCAGGGCGCCGACGTGGTGATGCCGGTGGCCGGCGGCACCGGCCTGGGCACCGCGGACGTCGCCAAGGCGTCCGGCGGCAAGGTCTCGGTCATCTGGGTCGACCAGGACGGCTGCAAGAGCGCCGAGCAGTACTGCGACGTGTTCCTGACCACCGTCGTCAAGAACATCAACGACGCGGTGAAGCAGGCCGTGGCCGACGGCGCGTCCGGCAAGACCCTGGCCGCCACCCCGGGCTACCTGGGCACGCTGGAGAACGACGGCGTCGGCCTGGCGCCGTACAACCAGTTCGACAGCAAGATCGACTCCGGCCTCAAGGGCGAGGTCGACAAGCTCAAGGCGGACATCATCGCGGGCACGGTGAAGGTCGAGTCGGCCAACGCGCCGAAGTGA
- a CDS encoding SCO4848 family membrane protein produces MVLSRRWSAFLIAVGVWTWLIWPRFGLAIWKDDRAFSGGSPTSFLWVHAVLIVASLAIGTTVGVLGVRAWRAAGNPADRRATEGPAAEDLAAVRAGTPKD; encoded by the coding sequence GTGGTGCTCTCCCGGCGGTGGTCCGCCTTCCTGATCGCGGTCGGCGTGTGGACCTGGCTCATCTGGCCGCGGTTCGGGCTGGCCATCTGGAAGGACGACCGGGCGTTCAGCGGCGGCAGCCCGACGTCCTTCCTCTGGGTGCACGCGGTGCTGATCGTGGCCTCGCTGGCGATCGGCACCACGGTGGGCGTGCTCGGGGTCCGGGCGTGGCGGGCCGCCGGCAACCCAGCCGACCGGCGAGCAACCGAAGGACCGGCCGCCGAAGATTTAGCTGCCGTGCGGGCCGGCACGCCTAAAGATTAA